The Paenibacillus sp. MBLB1832 genome has a window encoding:
- a CDS encoding alpha-ketoacid dehydrogenase subunit beta, with amino-acid sequence MAQMTMIQAIKDAMRVELERDPDVILFGEDVGHVGGVFRATEGLQKEFGEERVFDTPLAESAIGGLAVGLGVQGFRPIAEIQFVGFIYEALDQICVQAARMRYRSGGRYNSPIVFRTPFGGGVKAAELHTDALEGLLVQTPGIKVVVPSNPYDAKGLLIAAIRDNDPVFFMEHLNLYRAFRGEVPEGEYTVELGKANVVREGSDVTIITYGAMVHTSMKAAEELEKEGVKVEVIDLRTLLPLDIDTIVASIKKTNRAIIVQEAQKTSGVAAEVIAQINEKAILHLEAPVLRVAPPDTVYPFAQIEDAWLPSPASVIAGVKKVLEF; translated from the coding sequence ATGGCACAAATGACAATGATTCAAGCGATTAAAGATGCAATGCGTGTAGAACTAGAGAGAGATCCTGACGTTATTTTGTTCGGTGAAGACGTTGGTCATGTTGGCGGCGTGTTCCGTGCAACAGAAGGCTTGCAAAAAGAATTCGGCGAAGAGCGTGTATTTGATACGCCGCTGGCTGAGTCTGCAATCGGGGGACTTGCGGTAGGTCTTGGGGTACAAGGCTTCCGCCCAATCGCGGAAATTCAATTCGTTGGTTTCATCTACGAAGCACTTGACCAAATCTGTGTGCAAGCAGCTCGTATGCGTTACCGTTCTGGCGGTCGTTATAACTCCCCAATCGTATTCCGTACACCTTTCGGCGGCGGCGTAAAAGCTGCTGAGCTTCACACGGATGCGCTTGAAGGCTTGCTCGTTCAAACACCTGGAATTAAAGTTGTCGTTCCTTCTAATCCGTACGATGCAAAAGGACTGCTTATCGCTGCAATTCGTGATAATGACCCTGTCTTCTTCATGGAGCATTTGAACTTATACCGCGCATTCCGCGGCGAAGTACCTGAAGGTGAATATACCGTTGAGCTTGGTAAGGCGAACGTAGTTCGTGAAGGCTCTGATGTTACGATTATTACGTATGGAGCTATGGTGCATACATCGATGAAGGCCGCTGAAGAGTTGGAGAAAGAAGGCGTGAAAGTCGAAGTAATCGACCTTCGTACTTTGCTTCCGCTTGATATCGATACGATTGTTGCATCCATCAAGAAAACGAACCGTGCGATTATCGTTCAAGAAGCGCAAAAAACATCTGGTGTAGCAGCAGAAGTTATTGCTCAAATTAATGAGAAAGCGATTCTTCATCTGGAAGCACCGGTATTGCGTGTTGCTCCGCCAGATACTGTGTATCCTTTCGCACAAATCGAAGACGCTTGGTTGCCAAGCCCTGCAAGTGTTATTGCTGGCGTTAAGAAAGTACTCGAATTCTAA
- a CDS encoding dihydrolipoamide acetyltransferase family protein, producing the protein MALFEYKFPELGEGIHEGEIVKLLVKAGDTVTDETILMEVQNDKAVVEVPCPVEGKVVSVAVKDGQVCTIGELVMTIEVTGEMPAASMHHGSSHAATAVAAPPAAAPAPAAVAVAAAPVAAAAPAPAAAPSAGREVLATPSVRKLAREKGITLAEVTPTGKHGRVTREDVLGFTGAGSVSAPAATDAAAVAAAESGAPAPAPQQVVVGDRVEERIPFKGIRKIIANAMVKSVYTAPHVTLMDEIDVTALVALRERTKPLAEKKGVKLTYLPFIVKALVAACRQFPVMNAMIDEEKQEIVYKKYYNIGIATDTDNGLLVPVIHDADRKNVWSIASSIKDLAVRGREGKLSPNELKGSTISITNIGSVGGMFFTPVINFPEVAILGAGRITEKPVVKNGQIVAASVMALSLSFDHRIVDGATAQSFLNYIKQLLADPELLVLEV; encoded by the coding sequence GTGGCATTGTTTGAATACAAGTTCCCAGAGCTTGGTGAAGGTATACATGAAGGTGAAATCGTTAAGCTGTTAGTGAAAGCTGGCGACACCGTAACAGATGAAACCATTCTGATGGAAGTACAGAATGATAAAGCAGTTGTAGAAGTACCTTGTCCAGTTGAAGGCAAAGTCGTGAGCGTTGCCGTCAAAGACGGACAAGTGTGCACAATCGGCGAGCTTGTAATGACGATCGAAGTGACTGGCGAGATGCCAGCAGCGTCGATGCATCACGGTTCCAGCCACGCGGCGACAGCCGTGGCTGCGCCTCCAGCTGCAGCGCCTGCGCCGGCAGCAGTTGCAGTGGCAGCAGCGCCGGTGGCCGCTGCAGCACCAGCACCAGCCGCGGCGCCTAGCGCAGGCCGCGAAGTGCTTGCGACGCCTAGCGTGCGCAAGCTGGCAAGAGAGAAAGGCATCACACTCGCAGAGGTGACGCCTACAGGGAAGCACGGCCGCGTGACACGCGAGGACGTGCTTGGCTTTACAGGAGCAGGCAGCGTGAGCGCTCCTGCAGCGACAGACGCTGCAGCGGTAGCAGCAGCTGAATCAGGGGCACCTGCTCCGGCACCTCAGCAGGTTGTCGTTGGCGATCGCGTAGAAGAGCGGATTCCGTTCAAGGGTATCCGCAAAATCATCGCGAACGCGATGGTCAAATCCGTGTACACGGCTCCGCACGTGACATTGATGGATGAGATCGACGTGACAGCACTCGTCGCTCTACGCGAGCGTACAAAGCCGCTCGCAGAGAAAAAAGGCGTGAAATTGACGTACCTTCCTTTCATCGTGAAAGCATTGGTGGCAGCATGCCGTCAATTCCCAGTGATGAATGCGATGATCGACGAAGAGAAGCAAGAAATCGTCTACAAAAAGTACTACAACATCGGGATCGCAACAGATACAGACAACGGCTTGCTCGTGCCTGTTATCCATGATGCTGATCGTAAAAACGTATGGTCGATCGCTTCTTCAATCAAAGATTTGGCTGTTCGCGGACGTGAAGGTAAATTGTCTCCGAATGAGCTAAAAGGCAGCACGATTTCCATCACGAACATTGGTTCCGTTGGCGGTATGTTCTTCACACCGGTTATCAACTTCCCTGAAGTTGCTATTCTAGGTGCAGGCCGAATTACAGAGAAGCCAGTTGTGAAAAACGGTCAAATCGTAGCAGCTTCAGTAATGGCGCTTTCCTTGAGTTTCGATCACCGTATCGTAGACGGAGCGACAGCACAAAGCTTCTTGAACTACATCAAACAGCTTCTGGCTGATCCAGAGCTTCTCGTCTTGGAGGTGTAA